One Brevibacterium spongiae DNA segment encodes these proteins:
- a CDS encoding DUF6986 family protein: MERSTLTDIDSLLGDTDELLTRSYPGERDVRQPVHTVYVPGDRTSPDLPYQWGQQALECVEAHGGMLQLAERVITAARKEAGTVPAGQVPSLHQVAREADLLAEAVTAKLETEPIEDLRLDFEDGFGDQGDETEDRWVVQAARDVIAGRSETGAPAFAGIRFKCMEKDTRARGLRTLDLFLAELVKDGGQVPDNLVLTLPKVTTVDQVRAMVIACRSLEAQHGLAEGTLTFEIQVETPQLILGADGTVPLAPALHAGAGRVTSLHYGTYDYSASMGVAAAYQAMDHPVADFAKNQMMLAVAGTGVHLSDGSTNILPLGEPDEVRHAWALHAGLVRRHLKRGIYQGWDLHPHQLPTRFLTTFAFYREGGARAAQRLFNYVHKADSTVLDEPATAKALARYLDRGLVCGAHTEEFVTTRTQLSLAELGQLARTGSLD, translated from the coding sequence GTGGAACGATCAACACTGACAGATATCGACTCACTGCTGGGGGACACGGATGAGCTCCTGACGCGCAGCTATCCAGGAGAGCGGGATGTGCGCCAGCCGGTGCACACCGTCTACGTTCCCGGCGACCGCACGAGCCCGGACCTGCCCTACCAGTGGGGACAGCAGGCGCTCGAATGCGTCGAGGCCCACGGGGGGATGCTCCAGCTCGCCGAGCGCGTCATCACCGCCGCCCGTAAGGAGGCCGGCACCGTCCCGGCCGGGCAGGTGCCCAGCCTCCACCAGGTCGCGCGGGAGGCCGATCTGCTCGCCGAGGCGGTCACCGCGAAACTCGAGACCGAGCCGATCGAGGACCTGCGCCTGGACTTCGAAGACGGGTTCGGTGATCAGGGCGATGAGACCGAGGACCGCTGGGTGGTCCAGGCCGCCCGGGATGTCATCGCCGGACGCAGCGAGACCGGAGCCCCGGCGTTCGCGGGCATCCGCTTCAAGTGCATGGAGAAGGACACGCGGGCTCGTGGACTGCGCACCCTCGACCTGTTCCTGGCCGAGCTCGTCAAGGACGGCGGACAGGTGCCCGACAACCTCGTGCTCACCCTGCCGAAGGTCACCACGGTCGACCAGGTGCGCGCGATGGTCATCGCCTGCCGCAGCCTTGAAGCTCAGCACGGCCTGGCCGAGGGAACGCTGACCTTCGAGATCCAGGTCGAGACCCCGCAGCTCATCCTCGGCGCCGACGGCACCGTGCCGCTGGCCCCAGCACTGCACGCCGGGGCGGGACGGGTCACGTCCCTGCACTACGGCACGTATGACTACTCGGCGTCGATGGGCGTCGCCGCGGCCTACCAGGCCATGGACCACCCGGTCGCGGACTTCGCGAAGAACCAGATGATGCTCGCCGTCGCCGGCACAGGAGTCCACCTCTCCGACGGGTCGACGAACATCCTCCCGCTCGGCGAACCCGACGAGGTCCGCCACGCCTGGGCGCTGCACGCCGGACTCGTCCGCCGCCACCTCAAACGCGGCATCTACCAGGGGTGGGACCTCCACCCGCACCAGCTGCCGACCCGATTCCTCACGACCTTCGCCTTCTACCGCGAAGGCGGTGCCCGGGCAGCACAGCGCCTGTTCAACTACGTGCACAAGGCTGACTCGACAGTGCTCGACGAACCGGCGACCGCGAAGGCGCTCGCCCGCTACCTCGATCGCGGACTCGTCTGCGGCGCCCACACCGAGGAGTTCGTGACCACCCGCACGCAGCTCAGCCTCGCCGAACTCGGGCAGCTCGCCCGCACCGGATCCCTGGACTGA
- a CDS encoding NAD(P)-dependent malic enzyme: protein MAATSPGYSITLRVDTQVGQASTSDLVAAAAATGAGVTGLDVVESTPHSVTIDVSADTRDVAHAGEVSDAMDKLPGVDVRKVSDRTFLLHLGGKLESAPKVPLRNRDDLSRAYTPGVARVCQAIAANKEDARRLTIKRNTVAVVTDGTAVLGLGDIGPEAAMPVMEGKAVLFKQFAGVDAWPVALDTKDTEEIISICKAIAPAYGGINLEDIAAPRCFEIEARLREELDIPVFHDDQHGTGVVTLAALKNALKVVDKKIEDLRIVVSGVGAAGNAIIRLLQVAGATNIIACGRSGAIGPNSTVDTEHKKWLQENTNPEGFDGTLKEAVVGADVFIGVSAPNVLDGTDIQAMNKDALVFAMANPDPEVDPAEALRYAAVVATGRSDYPNQINNVLAFPGIFRGLLDAEARDIDENIMVAAADAIASCIPEDELHPGYVVPSVFDPEVAVKVAEAVAAVSS, encoded by the coding sequence ATGGCTGCAACCAGTCCCGGATACTCCATCACCCTGCGCGTCGACACACAGGTCGGTCAGGCCTCGACGTCCGATCTCGTGGCCGCGGCCGCCGCCACCGGAGCCGGTGTGACCGGACTCGACGTCGTCGAATCCACCCCGCACTCGGTGACCATCGATGTCAGTGCCGACACCCGCGATGTCGCCCATGCCGGGGAGGTCTCCGACGCGATGGACAAGCTGCCCGGCGTCGACGTCCGCAAGGTCTCCGACCGGACCTTCCTGCTCCACCTCGGCGGCAAGCTCGAATCCGCGCCGAAGGTGCCCCTGCGCAACCGCGACGACCTCTCCCGCGCCTACACCCCGGGTGTCGCCCGCGTCTGCCAGGCGATCGCTGCGAACAAAGAAGATGCGCGGCGGCTGACGATCAAACGCAACACCGTCGCCGTCGTCACCGACGGCACCGCGGTGCTCGGCCTCGGCGACATCGGCCCCGAGGCGGCCATGCCGGTGATGGAGGGCAAGGCCGTGCTGTTCAAGCAGTTCGCCGGCGTCGACGCCTGGCCGGTGGCCCTGGATACGAAGGACACCGAGGAGATCATCTCGATCTGCAAGGCCATCGCCCCGGCCTACGGCGGCATCAATTTGGAAGACATCGCCGCCCCGCGCTGCTTCGAGATCGAAGCCCGCCTGCGCGAAGAGCTCGACATCCCGGTCTTCCACGACGACCAGCACGGCACCGGAGTCGTCACCCTCGCCGCGCTGAAGAACGCGCTCAAGGTCGTGGACAAGAAGATCGAGGACCTGCGCATCGTCGTCTCCGGCGTCGGCGCAGCCGGCAATGCGATCATCCGCCTCCTCCAGGTCGCCGGGGCCACGAACATCATCGCCTGCGGACGCAGCGGTGCGATCGGACCGAACTCGACCGTCGACACCGAGCACAAGAAGTGGCTGCAGGAGAACACGAACCCCGAAGGCTTCGACGGCACCCTCAAGGAAGCCGTCGTCGGCGCGGATGTGTTCATCGGCGTCTCCGCCCCGAACGTGCTCGACGGCACCGACATCCAAGCGATGAACAAGGACGCCCTCGTCTTCGCCATGGCCAACCCCGACCCGGAGGTCGACCCCGCCGAGGCGCTCAGATACGCGGCCGTCGTCGCCACCGGACGCAGCGACTACCCGAACCAGATCAACAACGTCCTGGCCTTCCCCGGAATCTTCCGCGGACTCCTCGACGCCGAAGCCCGCGACATCGACGAGAACATCATGGTCGCCGCTGCCGACGCCATCGCCTCCTGCATCCCCGAGGACGAACTCCACCCCGGCTACGTCGTGCCTTCGGTCTTCGACCCCGAGGTCGCCGTCAAGGTCGCCGAGGCGGTCGCGGCGGTGTCGTCCTGA
- a CDS encoding IclR family transcriptional regulator, producing the protein MSSKDTPAVRQTKGGVQSVERAFGLLECIANSAGSATLSHIAADVNLPLPTIHRLLNTLVNLGVVRQLPNRGYALGPGLVRLGNLAGSQLGAIARPYLRDLVADLGESANVATMDGDMVVYVDQVASDRQMRMFTEVGRRAHMHDTGVGKAILAGLDSEQVRHIVTTAGMPTPTEFSIGSVSELEAELARIRERGYAIDEQEQELGVRCFAMAIPDSPTPLAISVSGPVSRVDQSFADRAVPLLRAAADRISEEMQTGR; encoded by the coding sequence ATGAGCAGCAAGGACACACCTGCAGTCCGCCAGACCAAGGGCGGCGTGCAGTCCGTCGAGCGCGCGTTCGGCCTGCTCGAATGCATCGCGAACTCCGCCGGCTCCGCGACGCTGAGCCATATCGCAGCCGATGTGAATCTGCCCTTGCCCACCATTCACCGCCTGTTGAATACGCTGGTCAATCTCGGCGTGGTCCGGCAGCTGCCCAACCGGGGCTATGCCCTGGGCCCGGGTCTCGTGCGGCTGGGCAACCTCGCAGGCTCCCAGCTCGGGGCCATCGCCCGGCCCTACCTGCGCGATCTCGTCGCCGATCTCGGCGAGTCCGCGAATGTCGCGACGATGGACGGAGACATGGTCGTCTACGTCGATCAGGTCGCCTCGGACCGTCAGATGCGCATGTTCACCGAGGTGGGCCGCCGTGCCCATATGCACGACACGGGGGTCGGCAAGGCGATCCTCGCCGGTCTCGACTCCGAGCAGGTCCGTCATATCGTCACGACCGCAGGCATGCCCACGCCCACGGAGTTCAGCATCGGTTCGGTCTCCGAGCTCGAGGCCGAACTCGCCCGCATCCGCGAACGCGGGTATGCCATCGACGAACAGGAGCAGGAACTCGGGGTGCGGTGCTTCGCGATGGCGATCCCCGACTCCCCCACTCCCCTGGCGATCTCGGTGTCCGGGCCGGTCAGCCGGGTCGATCAGAGCTTCGCCGACCGTGCCGTACCGCTGCTGCGGGCTGCGGCCGACCGCATCTCCGAGGAGATGCAGACCGGCCGCTGA
- a CDS encoding malate:quinone oxidoreductase, with protein sequence MPSPQEKVDVVLIGGGIMSATLGAMLTELQPDWDIRVYEKLDYVATESSDPWNNAGTGHAALCELNYTPEDSNGDIDLEKASTINQQFHHSRQYWSHLVDTGVLTDPKSFINPIAHVSYGRGDKGRDYIKRRYETMVRNPLFAEMEYTDDPATQAEWLPLMFEGRGPGQVNGISRIKQGTDVDFGSLTGQLLSYVADKGATVRTSHQVTDLERASDGWTLTVKDLLSHETHRIGARFVFVGAGGGALPLLQKSGIPEGRGYGGFPVSGIFLRTGNEDLVARHQAKVYGQAAQGAPPMSVPHLDTRVVDGKDYLMFGPYAGFSPKFLKKGRFTDLPFSVRGNNLATMLNVAKDNTDLVTYLLGELAATKKARFEAMHQFIPSIDPSDWEFIQAGQRVQVMKKDPKKGGVLQFGTELISSADGSIAALLGASPGASTAVPIMVNLLKTCFPRQYAGWESAVKDMIPSLGRDLADDETLLKELTEYTDRTLQLI encoded by the coding sequence ATGCCCTCACCGCAGGAAAAGGTCGACGTCGTCTTGATCGGCGGCGGCATCATGAGCGCCACACTCGGTGCCATGTTGACCGAACTTCAGCCCGACTGGGACATCCGTGTCTACGAGAAGCTCGACTATGTGGCCACTGAGAGCTCGGACCCGTGGAACAACGCGGGCACCGGCCACGCCGCACTCTGCGAACTCAACTACACCCCCGAGGACTCCAACGGCGACATCGACCTGGAGAAGGCCTCGACGATCAACCAGCAGTTCCACCACTCGCGCCAGTACTGGTCTCATCTCGTCGACACCGGTGTGCTCACCGACCCGAAGTCCTTCATCAACCCCATCGCCCACGTCAGCTACGGCCGCGGCGACAAGGGCCGTGACTACATCAAGCGCCGCTACGAGACGATGGTGCGCAACCCGCTGTTCGCCGAGATGGAGTACACCGACGACCCGGCGACTCAGGCCGAATGGCTGCCGCTGATGTTCGAGGGCCGCGGACCGGGCCAGGTCAACGGCATCTCGCGGATCAAGCAGGGCACCGACGTCGACTTCGGGTCGCTGACCGGCCAGCTGCTCAGCTACGTCGCGGACAAGGGCGCAACCGTGCGCACCAGCCACCAGGTCACCGATCTCGAGCGCGCCTCCGACGGATGGACTCTCACCGTCAAGGATCTGCTCTCCCACGAGACCCACCGGATCGGCGCGCGGTTCGTCTTCGTCGGCGCCGGCGGCGGCGCCCTGCCGCTGCTGCAGAAGTCGGGCATCCCCGAGGGCCGCGGCTACGGCGGCTTCCCGGTCTCCGGGATCTTCCTCCGCACCGGCAACGAGGATCTCGTCGCCCGTCACCAGGCGAAGGTCTACGGTCAGGCGGCTCAGGGTGCTCCCCCGATGTCCGTGCCGCACCTCGACACCCGCGTCGTCGACGGCAAGGACTACCTCATGTTCGGCCCCTACGCCGGGTTCTCGCCGAAGTTCCTCAAGAAGGGCAGGTTCACCGACCTGCCGTTCTCGGTGCGCGGGAACAACCTCGCCACGATGCTCAATGTCGCCAAGGACAACACTGACCTCGTCACCTACCTGCTCGGTGAGCTGGCTGCGACGAAGAAGGCCCGCTTCGAGGCGATGCACCAGTTCATCCCGAGCATCGATCCTTCCGACTGGGAGTTCATCCAGGCCGGTCAGCGCGTGCAGGTGATGAAGAAGGATCCGAAGAAGGGCGGTGTGCTCCAGTTCGGCACCGAACTCATCTCTTCGGCCGACGGGTCGATCGCGGCTCTGCTCGGCGCCTCCCCGGGTGCGTCGACGGCGGTGCCGATCATGGTCAACCTGCTCAAGACCTGCTTCCCGCGTCAGTACGCGGGCTGGGAGTCCGCCGTCAAGGACATGATCCCCTCGCTCGGACGCGACCTCGCCGATGACGAGACCCTGTTGAAGGAGCTCACCGAGTACACCGATCGGACCCTGCAGCTCATCTGA
- the aceE gene encoding pyruvate dehydrogenase (acetyl-transferring), homodimeric type, giving the protein MTQDTASANPRSTTDEEVDDWLESWEGLVGARGTARAGEIMEALRRRAATNSVAQPKVTTTDYVNTIPADQEPAYPGDERIERRYRRWLRWNAAMLVHRAQRPEISVGGHISTYAGAATLYEIGFNNFFRGQDHPGGGDQVFFQGHASPGMYARAFLEGRLSEADLDGFRQEVSRAPHGLSSYPHPRLMPEFWQFPTVSMGLGPINAIYQAQMNRYLQHRGIKDTSDQRVWAFLGDGEMDEPESRGALQLAANEGLDNLTFVINCNLQRLDGPVRGNGKIVQELEATFTGAGWDVIKVLWGREWDDLLAQDRTGELVRIMNETLDGDYQTFKAESGGFIRDNFFGRSPVTKGLVEHLSDDDIWNLKRGGHDYHKVFAAYQRAVRTQGKPTVILVQTVKGYGLGTTFESRNATHQMKKFTAADVKAFRDRMDIPIIDKVIDDDPYAVPYYHPGTDSEEIQYMLDRRRALGGFVPARKPENCRITLPAASDKAFAQTKKGSGQQMAATTMAFVRLLKDLMREEGIGQRIVPIIPDEARTFGIDAFFPTAKIYNPNGQNYLAVDREMFLSYKEASSGQLLHVGINEAGAAAGFTAAGTAYSTHGEPMIPIYVFYSMFGFQRTGDAFWAAGDQMTRGFIIGATAGRTTLTGEGLQHADGHSPVLAATNPAVRVFDPAFGYEIGHIVRDGLHRMYGEHDLGEDARNVMYYLTVYNEPMLQPAEPDDVDVEGILRGIHRIAKAQTPAEAAPGTRPQAQLLASGVAVPWALEARELLAADWGVDAAVWSVTSWAQLRRDALSCEAEKLRDVDAEPRVPYVRRRLGAEPGPIVATSDFDSTQPDLIRPFLTQDFATLGADGFGFSDTRAAARRHFRIDAHSMVVRTLQLLAERGEVDPGTPAEAARRYRLTDVNAGTSGTAGGDS; this is encoded by the coding sequence ACCGACTATGTGAATACGATCCCTGCCGATCAGGAACCCGCCTACCCCGGCGATGAGCGGATCGAACGCCGCTACCGCAGATGGCTGCGCTGGAACGCGGCGATGCTCGTCCACCGTGCACAGCGCCCGGAGATCTCCGTGGGCGGCCACATCTCCACCTACGCCGGAGCCGCCACTCTCTACGAGATCGGCTTCAACAACTTCTTCCGCGGCCAGGACCATCCCGGCGGCGGCGACCAGGTCTTCTTCCAAGGCCACGCCTCACCGGGAATGTACGCTCGTGCGTTCCTCGAGGGCCGCCTGTCCGAGGCCGACCTCGACGGGTTCCGGCAGGAGGTCTCGCGGGCCCCGCACGGACTGAGCTCCTATCCTCACCCGCGGCTGATGCCCGAATTCTGGCAGTTCCCGACAGTGTCGATGGGACTCGGTCCGATCAATGCGATCTACCAGGCGCAGATGAACCGCTACCTCCAGCACCGCGGGATCAAGGACACATCCGACCAGCGGGTGTGGGCGTTCCTCGGCGACGGGGAGATGGACGAACCCGAATCGCGCGGTGCCCTGCAGCTGGCCGCGAACGAAGGACTCGACAACCTCACCTTCGTCATCAACTGCAACCTCCAGCGCCTCGACGGACCTGTGCGCGGCAACGGCAAGATCGTCCAAGAGCTCGAGGCGACGTTCACCGGCGCCGGCTGGGACGTCATCAAGGTCCTGTGGGGCCGCGAATGGGATGATCTGCTCGCGCAGGACCGCACCGGCGAGCTCGTGCGGATCATGAACGAGACCCTCGACGGGGACTATCAGACCTTCAAAGCCGAATCCGGCGGATTCATCCGCGACAACTTCTTCGGCCGGTCCCCGGTGACGAAGGGACTCGTCGAGCACCTGAGCGACGACGACATCTGGAACCTCAAACGCGGCGGCCACGACTACCACAAGGTCTTCGCCGCCTACCAGAGGGCAGTGAGAACACAGGGCAAACCCACCGTCATCCTCGTCCAGACGGTCAAGGGCTACGGGCTGGGCACGACGTTCGAGTCCCGCAATGCCACGCACCAGATGAAGAAGTTCACCGCCGCCGACGTCAAGGCCTTCCGCGATCGGATGGACATCCCGATCATTGACAAGGTCATCGACGACGACCCCTATGCGGTGCCCTACTATCATCCGGGCACGGATTCCGAAGAGATCCAGTACATGCTCGACCGGCGCCGTGCACTCGGCGGATTCGTCCCGGCACGGAAACCGGAGAACTGTCGGATCACCCTGCCGGCGGCCAGTGACAAAGCCTTCGCGCAGACGAAGAAGGGCTCGGGCCAGCAGATGGCGGCCACGACCATGGCCTTCGTCCGCCTGCTGAAGGACCTCATGCGGGAGGAGGGGATCGGGCAGCGGATCGTGCCCATCATCCCTGATGAGGCTCGGACCTTCGGCATCGACGCGTTCTTCCCGACCGCGAAGATCTACAACCCGAACGGGCAGAACTACCTGGCCGTCGACCGCGAGATGTTCCTGTCGTACAAGGAGGCCAGCTCGGGTCAGCTGCTCCACGTCGGCATCAACGAAGCCGGTGCCGCCGCCGGGTTCACCGCCGCCGGAACCGCCTACTCCACGCACGGCGAACCGATGATCCCGATCTACGTGTTCTACTCGATGTTCGGCTTCCAGCGCACCGGCGACGCCTTCTGGGCGGCCGGGGATCAGATGACCCGCGGCTTCATCATCGGCGCCACCGCCGGGCGGACCACCCTGACCGGGGAGGGGCTCCAGCACGCCGATGGGCACTCGCCGGTGCTCGCGGCCACGAACCCGGCCGTGCGCGTCTTTGATCCCGCCTTCGGCTACGAGATCGGACACATCGTCCGCGACGGCCTGCACCGCATGTACGGCGAGCACGACCTCGGCGAGGATGCCCGCAACGTCATGTACTACCTGACCGTGTACAACGAACCGATGCTCCAGCCGGCCGAACCCGACGACGTCGACGTCGAGGGGATCCTGCGCGGCATCCACCGCATCGCGAAGGCGCAGACCCCCGCCGAGGCGGCACCGGGCACCCGTCCGCAGGCGCAGCTGCTGGCCTCCGGGGTCGCGGTCCCGTGGGCGCTGGAGGCCCGCGAACTGCTCGCCGCTGACTGGGGCGTCGATGCTGCCGTATGGTCGGTGACCTCGTGGGCACAGCTGCGTCGGGACGCGTTGTCGTGTGAGGCCGAGAAGCTGCGCGACGTCGACGCCGAACCGCGCGTGCCGTATGTGCGCCGCCGCCTCGGTGCCGAACCGGGCCCGATCGTGGCCACGAGCGATTTCGATTCGACCCAGCCGGATCTCATCCGGCCCTTCCTCACCCAGGACTTCGCGACGCTCGGCGCCGACGGCTTCGGCTTCTCCGATACCCGTGCCGCGGCCCGCCGGCACTTCAGGATCGACGCCCATTCGATGGTCGTGCGCACCCTGCAGCTGTTGGCCGAACGCGGGGAGGTCGATCCCGGCACCCCCGCCGAGGCGGCCCGACGGTACCGTCTCACCGACGTCAACGCGGGGACCTCGGGAACCGCAGGCGGCGATTCCTGA
- a CDS encoding aminotransferase class I/II-fold pyridoxal phosphate-dependent enzyme encodes MSKRFLLRDALAEFPPYVPGKPPVSSPGLTPYKLSSNENHLPPLPGVVEAFAAASAIPGNYPDPTGSALVADIASRLGVEPAEVVPGAGASEVLSALTNITLEAGTSVVYPWPSFEMYPILASARGAEKRPVDLLPDGRHDFAGLAAAIDDTTRLVLLCSPNNPTGPTITDAELEGFLAEVPENVIVVLDEAYIEFASEAADGLAARKKHPNLVLARTFSKAHGLAGLRVGYGVADVEIASALRQVIAPFSVTAGAQAAARESLARVDEVAVRAKEVATVRDKFADDLRGLGLSVPEAQGNYVWIALEPEAAVAFEGACAEQAVAVRRLQGGVRVSIGPDEALDRVLKVAASL; translated from the coding sequence ATGTCCAAACGTTTCCTGCTCCGTGACGCGCTGGCCGAGTTCCCTCCGTATGTCCCCGGCAAGCCTCCCGTCAGTTCCCCGGGCCTGACCCCGTACAAGCTGTCCTCGAACGAGAACCACCTGCCGCCGCTGCCGGGTGTCGTCGAAGCCTTCGCTGCCGCCTCGGCGATTCCGGGCAATTATCCCGACCCCACCGGGTCCGCGCTCGTGGCCGATATCGCGTCCCGCCTCGGTGTCGAACCCGCCGAGGTGGTCCCCGGTGCCGGTGCCTCCGAAGTCCTGTCCGCGCTGACGAACATCACGCTCGAGGCCGGCACGTCCGTGGTCTATCCGTGGCCGTCGTTCGAGATGTACCCGATCCTCGCTTCCGCCCGCGGTGCCGAGAAGCGCCCCGTCGACCTCCTGCCCGACGGCCGCCACGACTTCGCCGGGCTGGCCGCGGCCATCGATGACACGACCCGGCTCGTGCTGCTGTGCTCGCCGAACAACCCGACGGGTCCCACGATCACCGACGCCGAACTCGAAGGGTTCCTCGCCGAGGTGCCCGAGAACGTCATCGTCGTCCTCGACGAGGCGTACATCGAATTCGCCTCCGAAGCCGCCGACGGTCTGGCCGCCCGGAAGAAGCACCCGAACCTCGTGCTCGCCAGGACCTTCTCCAAGGCGCACGGACTGGCCGGTCTGCGAGTGGGCTACGGCGTCGCCGATGTCGAGATCGCCTCGGCGCTGCGCCAGGTCATCGCCCCGTTCTCCGTCACCGCAGGTGCGCAGGCCGCGGCCAGGGAATCCCTGGCTCGAGTCGACGAAGTCGCCGTGCGCGCCAAGGAGGTCGCGACGGTGCGCGATAAGTTCGCCGATGACCTGCGGGGACTCGGACTCAGCGTCCCTGAAGCGCAGGGCAACTATGTGTGGATCGCTCTGGAACCCGAAGCCGCCGTCGCCTTCGAAGGCGCGTGTGCGGAACAGGCCGTGGCCGTGCGTCGCCTGCAGGGCGGCGTGCGGGTGAGCATCGGGCCTGATGAGGCACTCGATCGGGTACTCAAGGTCGCCGCCTCACTGTGA
- a CDS encoding FAD-binding oxidoreductase, which yields MVSTQPDLSELDSRLSPGALVTDRDVIDAYSSDKALFCPAGTASALVRAASVDDVVAVMRFATEHRIPVVTQGARTGLSGAANAVDGAILLNVAKLDAIVDIDVLNQTCRVQPGVINQDLKSALAEHGLSYPPDPGSVAISTIGGNVATNAGGMCCVKYGVTKDYVRGLTVVLADGTVTKLGRQTAKGVAGLDLASLFVGSEGTLGVIVEITLGLKPLLAPPVTGVAVFPDMESAGHTVSAFMASGAGPSMLELMDGATVAMINAYGDFGLPDGAGALLLVQSDAPGQAGVAELEGFEAIARGQGADEVFFSDDPADSEMFVAARRAVSPAMEQYVATLGGGELIDDVCVPRSRLGEFFARLAEIDARHMVEVSTAGHAGDGNMHPSVLFDASDEASVAEAKETFAEIMQLGLDLGGTITGEHGVGYLKQDWLVRELDAGAQVLQASIKSAVDPLGILNPGKMLG from the coding sequence ATGGTGAGCACCCAGCCGGATCTGTCCGAACTCGACTCCCGGTTGAGTCCCGGTGCCTTGGTGACCGATCGGGATGTCATCGATGCCTACTCGTCGGACAAGGCACTGTTCTGTCCGGCCGGGACCGCCTCGGCGCTGGTGCGTGCCGCCTCCGTCGATGATGTGGTCGCGGTGATGAGATTCGCCACCGAGCACCGGATCCCCGTGGTCACTCAGGGAGCACGGACCGGTCTGTCGGGGGCGGCGAACGCCGTCGACGGGGCGATTCTGCTCAACGTCGCGAAGCTCGATGCGATTGTTGACATCGATGTTCTCAACCAGACGTGCCGGGTCCAGCCGGGAGTGATCAACCAGGACCTCAAGTCGGCGCTGGCCGAGCACGGTCTGTCGTATCCGCCGGACCCGGGGTCGGTGGCGATCTCGACGATCGGCGGCAACGTCGCCACGAATGCCGGCGGTATGTGCTGTGTGAAGTACGGGGTGACGAAGGACTATGTGCGGGGACTGACCGTGGTGCTCGCCGACGGCACGGTGACGAAGCTGGGTCGGCAGACCGCGAAGGGAGTGGCCGGTCTCGACCTGGCCTCACTGTTCGTCGGCTCGGAGGGGACCCTCGGCGTCATCGTCGAGATCACCCTGGGACTCAAACCTCTGTTGGCACCACCGGTGACCGGGGTCGCGGTGTTTCCGGACATGGAGTCGGCAGGGCACACGGTGTCTGCGTTCATGGCCTCCGGTGCGGGACCGTCGATGCTCGAGCTCATGGACGGGGCGACGGTGGCGATGATCAACGCCTACGGTGATTTCGGTCTGCCTGACGGTGCCGGGGCGCTCCTTCTCGTGCAGTCCGATGCTCCGGGTCAGGCCGGGGTCGCTGAGCTCGAAGGGTTCGAGGCGATCGCACGGGGGCAGGGGGCCGATGAAGTGTTCTTCTCTGATGATCCGGCGGATTCTGAGATGTTCGTCGCGGCCCGGCGGGCGGTGTCCCCGGCGATGGAGCAGTACGTGGCGACCCTCGGCGGGGGCGAGCTCATCGATGATGTGTGCGTGCCCAGGTCCCGCCTCGGCGAGTTCTTCGCACGTCTGGCCGAGATCGATGCCCGGCACATGGTCGAGGTGTCAACGGCCGGTCACGCGGGGGATGGGAACATGCATCCGAGTGTGCTCTTCGATGCCTCGGATGAGGCGAGTGTGGCCGAGGCGAAGGAGACGTTCGCTGAGATCATGCAGCTCGGACTCGACCTGGGTGGCACGATCACCGGGGAGCACGGGGTCGGGTATCTGAAGCAGGATTGGCTGGTGCGTGAACTCGATGCCGGGGCGCAGGTTCTGCAGGCCTCGATCAAGTCGGCGGTCGATCCGTTGGGGATCCTCAACCCGGGCAAGATGCTCGGCTGA
- a CDS encoding bifunctional allantoicase/(S)-ureidoglycine aminohydrolase: MTTTDPYTYWAPTGGHPPQSDLLTDRALVTEAYTVIPRGVLRDIVTSNLPEWTGTRSWVLSKPVAGGAVTFSQTILEVAPGGGSEAPEPQPEVEGFLFVMAGTLEVTHEGQAHTLTPGGFAFLPAGSTWSAKSTGTEAARFHWVRKRYQPVAGLSPEAKFGNEADVEPSPMPGTDGRWRTTRPLDPENPAYDMHVNIVTFEAGAVIPFAETHEMEHGLYVLEGKAVYRLNGDWVEVQEGDFVSMRAFCPQACYAGGPGRFRYLLYKDVNRQVEL; the protein is encoded by the coding sequence ATGACGACGACCGATCCCTACACCTATTGGGCCCCGACCGGCGGCCACCCGCCGCAGTCGGACCTGCTCACCGACCGTGCCCTCGTCACCGAGGCCTATACGGTCATCCCGCGCGGAGTGCTGCGCGATATCGTCACCTCGAACCTGCCCGAATGGACCGGGACCCGGTCCTGGGTGCTCAGCAAGCCGGTCGCCGGCGGAGCCGTGACGTTCTCGCAGACGATCCTCGAAGTCGCCCCCGGCGGCGGCTCGGAGGCACCGGAACCGCAGCCCGAGGTCGAAGGGTTCCTCTTCGTCATGGCCGGAACGCTCGAGGTCACCCACGAGGGGCAGGCCCATACGCTGACCCCCGGCGGGTTCGCGTTCCTGCCCGCCGGATCGACGTGGAGCGCGAAGTCCACCGGCACCGAGGCGGCCCGCTTCCATTGGGTGCGCAAGCGCTATCAGCCCGTGGCCGGGCTGAGCCCGGAGGCGAAATTCGGAAACGAAGCCGATGTCGAACCGTCGCCGATGCCCGGCACCGACGGCCGGTGGCGCACGACTCGTCCGCTCGACCCGGAGAACCCCGCCTACGACATGCACGTCAACATCGTCACCTTCGAAGCCGGAGCGGTCATTCCGTTCGCGGAGACGCATGAGATGGAGCACGGGCTCTACGTGCTCGAGGGCAAAGCCGTCTACCGGCTCAACGGCGACTGGGTCGAGGTGCAGGAGGGCGACTTCGTCTCGATGCGCGCCTTCTGCCCGCAGGCCTGCTACGCCGGGGGACCGGGACGTTTCCGCTACCTGCTCTACAAAGACGTCAACCGCCAGGTCGAACTCTGA